One Salvia splendens isolate huo1 chromosome 22, SspV2, whole genome shotgun sequence DNA segment encodes these proteins:
- the LOC121788063 gene encoding sm-like protein LSM8 produces the protein MATGAGLETLVDQTISVITNDGRNIVGILKGFDQATNIILDESHERVYSTKEGVQQLVLGLYIIRGDNISIVGELDEELDASLDLSKLRAHPLKPVIH, from the exons ATGGCAACAGGGGCTGGACTTGAGACTCTTGTTGATC AGACAATTTCGGTTATCACAAATGATGGGCGGAACATTGTG GGAATTCTGAAAGGTTTTGATCAAGCTACCAACATAATTCTTGATGAGTCTCATGAACGGGTGTACTCCACAAAG GAAGGTGTACAGCAACTTGTGTTGGGTCTCTACATCATTCGGGGCGACAACAT AAGCATTGTTGGAGAATTAGATGAAGAGCTAGATGCAAGCTTGGACTTATCGAAACTTAGAGCTCATCCTTTGAAGCCGGTCATCCACTGA
- the LOC121785929 gene encoding NDR1/HIN1-like protein 6, giving the protein MADHQRIHPVDPEAGPPPKPTAPLVGRGSYRSEQGDPERPMHRTIPYVPMKPPKRRGSCFKKCLCWTLALIIIQIILIGILAAIIYFVFDPKIPKYSVDGMRITELTPSTVDNSLSATFNVNITARNPNKKIGIYYEGGSHLSVWYTGTKLCEGSLPKFYQGHRNTTLLSLVLTGQTQDASGLLASLDAQRQTGNVPLNLRATVPVRIKLGSLKLMKWKFLVRCRVNVDSLAQNDAIRIRDSSCKFRFRL; this is encoded by the coding sequence ATGGCTGATCATCAAAGAATCCACCCGGTAGACCCCGAGGCCGGGCCTCCCCCGAAACCCACCGCCCCACTCGTGGGCCGAGGCTCGTACCGGTCGGAGCAGGGGGACCCGGAGAGGCCGATGCACCGCACGATCCCCTACGTGCCGATGAAGCCGCCGAAGAGGAGGGGCAGCTGCTTCAAGAAGTGCCTGTGCTGGACACTAGCCCTTATAATCATCCAAATCATACTGATTGGCATACTAGCTGCCATAATATACTTCGTATTCGACccgaaaataccgaaatacTCGGTCGACGGCATGAGGATCACCGAGCTGACCCCCAGCACCGTCGACAACAGCCTGTCCGCGACGTTCAACGTCAACATCACCGCGAGGAACCCCAACAAGAAGATCGGGATATACTACGAGGGTGGGAGCCATCTGAGCGTGTGGTACACGGGCACGAAGCTGTGTGAAGGGTCGCTGCCGAAATTCTACCAGGGCCACCGCAACACGACGCTGCTCAGCCTCGTGCTCACGGGCCAGACGCAGGACGCGTCCGGCCTGCTGGCCTCGCTGGATGCGCAGCGCCAGACAGGGAACGTCCCGTTGAACCTCAGGGCCACGGTGCCGGTGAGGATCAAGCTGGGGAGCTTGAAGCTGATGAAGTGGAAGTTCTTGGTGAGGTGCAGGGTTAATGTTGACAGTTTGGCTCAAAATGATGCAATCAGGATCAGAGACAGCAGCTGTAAATTTAGGTTCAGGCTTtga
- the LOC121787085 gene encoding uncharacterized protein LOC121787085, with amino-acid sequence MESLIEQAKEEVEILEYQHPNKFYSLKQDLRAFISELEDSQNLLLKHTTISIFSETQESSTTNNRKEVALVGGAMEKRCKTDAVLERAQQCLHKIRQLKTSLC; translated from the exons ATGGAGAGTTTGATAGAACAAGCAAAGGAAGAAGTGGAAATACTGGAGTATCAGCACCCAAACAAGTTCTATTCTCTAAAGCAAGACCTTAGAGCTTTCATCTCAGAACTGGAGGACTCACAAAACTTGCTGCTCAAACACACCACCATTTCCATCTTTTCTGAAACTCAAG AGTCATCCACCACAAACAACAGAAAAGAAGTCGCTTTGGTTGGAGGAGCCATGGAGAAGAGGTGCAAGACTGATGCAGTCCTAGAGAGAGCTCAGCAGTGTCTGCATAAAATTCGACAGTTGAAAACTAGCTTGTGTTAG
- the LOC121785887 gene encoding nijmegen breakage syndrome 1 protein-like → MVWSLFPVDPLPGENEYYIFKKGTYKVGRKGCDIIITKDKGVSRVHAEIIVNEMVGMDNLENIHSDNSSKVQIRDCSKYGTFIGRNLDSKEKVHEFPNKEATLKDGDVITFGTGIAQYRFSYVPLVLCASSFKPSEMNKLKTKMFTIGASVTQAWTSKCTHMVIDDFTPINDEIINSIVARKPLVRFSWIEVVAGKTFSTEIPSLLSHAPTLTLEGASLKVADSQSREQCLAGYTFMLDSKHKYKFKEKMRMLLEAGGAKVVYTETSDQCSQNTRDNLVCVVPVGMTSSCGNFKKFSYLPTVNEMELISAVVSGHLDLSVMASAPVLVTSSCSTDETVVADSDVEMETATSVRTSAAVNLISSAEDECETKMGIHETERLGSERNCEAENVVHVIESTEHDSVAKTEAGATDPGSQGFLHPKGETPKLDSPYWSSISRDRDEHMTRNDEGHPSDSENVDIIYSESLIVRESSSAQFDQSTRNGQAANFKCFRKMSVPSGNSFSNLIPFSEYPYKDSDYGNEDVAESIKEEKKRKQMEAIADDLFNNDKGRRRASGTLPSLFARR, encoded by the exons ATGGTTTGGAGCCTATTTCCCGTAGACCCACTTCCAG GTGAAAATGAATACTATATTTTCAAAAAAGGGACGTACAAAGTCGGACGAAAAG GATGTGACATAATCATAACCAAAGATAAAGGGGTTTCAAGGGTCCATGCTGAAATTATTGTAAATGAAATGGTTGGTATGGATAATTTAGAAAATATACATTCAGATAATTCCTCTAAAGTTCAGATAAGAGACTGCTCGAAGTATGGAACTTTCATCGGCAGAAATCTGGATTCTAAAGAAAAAGTTCATGAATTTCCAAATAAAGAAGCAACACTGAAGGATGGAGATGTGATTACATTTGGTACTGGAATTGCACAATATAG GTTTTCCTATGTTCCCCTCGTGCTTTGTGCTTCATCATTCAAGCCTTCAGAGATGAATAAACTTAAAACCAAGATGTTCACAATCG GTGCCAGTGTCACTCAAGCTTGGACTTCTAAATGCACACATATGGTTATTGATGACTTCACCCCTATCAATGATGAAATTATCAATTCGATTGTGGCTAGGAAACCCCTTGTCCGATTTAGCTGGATAGAG GTAGTTGCAGGAAAAACATTTTCCACTGAGATTCCCAGCCTTCTCTC GCATGCTCCGACCTTGACACTGGAAGGTGCTTCTCTCAAAGTCGCCGATTCACAATCTCGAGAACAGTGTTTGGCAGGATACACTTTTATGTTGGACTCCAAGCACAAG TATAAATTTAAGGAGAAGATGCGTATGCTTTTGGAAGCTGGTGGTGCAAAAGTTGTTTACACTGAAACTTCAGATCAATGCAGTCAG AATACCAGAGACAATCTAGTGTGTGTGGTGCCAGTTGGAATGACGAGCAGTTGtggaaatttcaaaaaattcagTTATCTGCCTACGGTGAATGAGATGGAACTGATTTCAGCCGTTGTTTCTGGACATCTAGATCTTTCAGTTATGGCATCAGCACCTG TGCTGGTCACATCTTCATGCTCCACAGATGAGACGGTGGTTGCAGATTCTGATGTAGAAATGGAAACCGCCACATCAGTCCGTACATCTGCTGCAGTTAATTTGATATCTTCTGCTGAAGATGAATGCGAAACAAAGATGGGGATCCACGAGACAGAACGTTTAGGTTCAGAAAGAAATTGCGAAGCAGAAAATGTTGTTCATGTGATAGAATCTACCGAACATGACAGTGTAGCAAAAACAGAGGCTGGAGCAACAGATCCTGGGAGCCAAGGATTCTTACATCCTAAAGGGGAAACCCCTAAGCTTGACTCACCTTATTGGAGTTCTATATCGAGGGACAGAGATGAACATATGACGAGGAATGATGAGGGGCATCCATCAGATAGTGAGAATGTGGATATAATATACAGCGAGTCTCTAATTGTTCGAGAGTCTAGCTCAGCACAATTCGATCAGTCTACAAGAAATGGCCAAGCTGCTAACTTCAAGTGTTTTAGGAAG ATGAGTGTTCCATCGGGGAACAGCTTCAGCAACCTTATTCCTTTTTCAGAGTATCCATATAA AGATTCTGACTATGGAAACGAAGATGTGGCTGAGTCCATCAAAGAGGAGAAGAAGCGCAAACAGATGGAGGCGATTGCAGATGACTTATTTAACAACGACAAG GGGAGACGACGTGCATCTGGTACCCTTCCTTCGCTCTTTGCTCGTCGTTGA
- the LOC121787084 gene encoding protein ROOT PRIMORDIUM DEFECTIVE 1-like, with product MATQFFKKLRPSAALFSSPSRTKTTSAQYVASRARDPTFEKLMERYKNLLRVISIQDLILSSNSSPPSVSLDFISRLSQRIHLNRGAAVFLRRYPHIFHIFSHPDKLQPFCSLTPAALQIVRQESEAIEKTLPLAITRLVKILSMSLTKKLPLRAIFKVWKELGLPDDFEDSIISRNPEVFALEDGNEINTHYLVLKDSDEFRDCLVPAVENWRMKECCREDCSVDRTELQYSFKQGFPPGMRLGKNFKAKVKEWQRFPYIGPYEEMTAKENRRSKSGVMRMEKRAVGVVHEFLSLTVEKMVEVEKISHFRQWFGIELNVRDLFLDHPGMFYLSTKGKVHSVFLREAYTRGCLIEPNPVYEARRKLLGLVALGRRGLDRSWSVDDNEEKRNV from the coding sequence ATGGCGACCCAATTCTTCAAGAAACTCCGCCCCTCCGCCGCCCTCTTCTCATCCCCCAGCCGCACGAAAACTACCTCCGCTCAATACGTGGCTTCAAGAGCTCGAGACCCGACCTTTGAGAAGCTAATGGAGAGATACAAGAACCTCCTTAGAGTCATCTCCATACAAGATCTCATCCTCTCCTCCAACTCCTCCCCGCCTTCCGTCTCCCTCGACTTCATCAGCCGCCTCTCCCAGCGCATCCACCTCAACCGCGGCGCCGCCGTCTTCCTCCGCAGGTACCCCCACATCTTCCACATTTTCAGCCACCCCGACAAGCTCCAGCCCTTCTGCTCCCTCACTCCCGCCGCCCTCCAAATCGTCCGCCAAGAATCCGAGGCCATTGAGAAAACTCTTCCGCTCGCAATTACCCGATTAGTCAAAATTTTATCCATGTCCCTCACAAAAAAATTACCTCTTCGGGCGATCTTCAAGGTCTGGAAGGAATTGGGGCTGCCCGATGACTTCGAGGACTCCATAATTTCACGAAATCCAGAGGTTTTCGCATTGGAAGATGGCAATGAGATCAATACTCATTATTTGGTTTTGAAAGACAGCGATGAATTTAGGGATTGTTTGGTTCCTGCGGTGGAGAATTGGAGAATGAAGGAGTGTTGTAGAGAGGATTGCAGCGTGGATAGGACTGAGCTGCAGTATAGTTTCAAGCAGGGGTTTCCACCGGGAATGCGGTTAGGGAAGAATTTTAAGGCCAAAGTTAAGGAATGGCAGAGGTTTCCCTACATTGGTCCGTATGAGGAGATGACTGCCAAGGAGAATAGGAGGAGTAAGAGTGGTGTGATGAGGATGGAGAAGCGGGCGGTGGGGGTGGTGCACGAGTTCTTGAGCTTGACGGTGGAGAAGATGGTGGAGGTGGAGAAGATCAGCCACTTTAGGCAGTGGTTTGGGATTGAATTGAATGTCAGGGATTTGTTCCTTGACCATCCCGGGATGTTCTATTTGTCGACCAAAGGGAAGGTGCATTCTGTGTTTTTGAGAGAGGCGTATACCAGGGGGTGCTTGATTGAGCCTAACCCGGTTTATGAGGCGCGGAGGAAGCTTCTTGGTCTTGTTGCTTTGGGGCGGCGGGGGTTGGATAGATCGTGGAGTGTGGATGATAATGAAGAAAAAAGGAATGTATAA
- the LOC121787083 gene encoding probable metal-nicotianamine transporter YSL7 has product MDRSSSVKKQTDGDGDGDEAAQQQQERGEDESVERIFESKEVPSWQRQLTLRAFVVSFILAILFTFIVMKLNLTTGIIPSLNVSAGLLGFFFVKTWTKFLEKSGFLKQPFTRQENTVIQTCVVASSGIAFSGGFGSYLFGMSEVIAKQTTEDNNPQNIKNPQLSWMIGFLFVVSFLGLFAVVPLRKIMIIDFKLTYPSGTATAHLINSFHTPQGAKLAKKQVRTLGKFFSFSFLWGFFQWFFTAADGCGFVNFPTFGLKAYDNRFYFDFSATYVGVGMICPYLINVSLLVGAILSWGIMWPLIHNRKGDWYSADYPSSSLHGLQGYRVFIAIAMILGDGLYNFIKVLGQTLFGLYHQLRNKSAAQALPVGGNTHAPPTLSYDDQRRIQLFHKDQIPTWVAIASYITIAVISTIIIPHIFTPLKWYYIVVIYIFAPALGFCNAYGMGLTDWSLASTYGKLAIFVIGAWVGASHGGVLAGLAACGVMMNIVSTASDLTQDFKTGYMTLASPRSMFVSQIIGTAMGCVISPCVFWLFYKAFDDLGVTGSQYPAPYAAIYRNIAILGVDGTSSLPKNCLTLCYVFFAGAVVINGIRDALGPRWARFIPIPMAMAIPFYLGAYFTIDMCVGSLILFVWEMVDKAKADAFGPAVASGLICGDGIWTLPSSLLALVGVKPPICMKFLSRKANTRVDNFLGGS; this is encoded by the exons ATGGATCGGTCGTCGAGCGTGAAGAAGCAGACGGACGGGGACGGGGACGGGGACGAGGCGGCGCAGCAGCAGCAAGAGCGGGGCGAGGATGAGTCGGTGGAGAGGATTTTCGAGAGCAAGGAGGTGCCGTCGTGGCAGAGGCAGCTGACGCTGCGGGCGTTCGTGGTCAGCTTCATTCTCGCAATTCTCTTCACCTTCATCGTCATGAAGCTGAACCTGACGACCGGGATCATCCCTTCCCTCAACGTCTCGGCCGGCCTCCTCGGATTCTTCTTCGTCAAGACGTGGACCAAATTCCTCGAGAAATCTGGCTTTCTCAAGCAGCCCTTTACCCGGCAGGAGAACACCGTCATTCAGACCTGCGTCGTCGCCTCCTCCGGCATCGCCTTCAGCG GAGGCTTTGGAAGCTACCTTTTTGGTATGAGCGAAGTTATCGCCAAACAAACCACAGAAGATAATAACCCTCAGAATATTAAGAATCCTCAACTTTCATGGATGATTGGGTTCCTATTCGTCGTTAGCTTTTTGGGACTCTTCGCTGTTGTACCTCTTCGGAAG ATAATGATCATTGATTTCAAACTCACTTATCCAAGTGGTACTGCAACTGCTCATCTCATCAACAGCTTTCACACTCCTCAGGGAGCCAAGCTAGCTAA GAAGCAAGTAAGAACTTTGGGGAAATTCTTCTCCTTCAGCTTCCTCTGGGGTTTCTTCCAGTGGTTTTTCACTGCAGCGGATGGTTGCGGATTCGTGAATTTCCCTACATTTGGCCTTAAAGCTTATGATAACAG GTTCTACTTTGATTTCTCTGCAACATATGTTGGTGTCGGTATGATATGTCCCTATCTCATCAACGTATCGCTGCTGGTTGGTGCTATCCTGTCGTGGGGAATTATGTGGCCACTCATACACAACCGGAAGGGCGACTGGTACTCTGCGGACTATCCATCCAGCAGCCTTCATGGCTTGCAAGGTTACAGG GTCTTCATTGCCATCGCCATGATTCTTGGCGACGGCCTCTACAACTTCATTAAGGTCCTAGGTCAGACCTTATTCGGGTTGTACCACCAACTACGCAACAAAAGTGCAGCTCAAGCCCTCCCGGTAGGTGGCAACACCCATGCGCCTCCTACTCTGTCGTACGATGATCAGCGTAGAATCCAACTTTTCCACAAGGACCAAATCCCTACTTGGGTTGCCATTGCTAGCTACATCACAATTGCAGTGATATCTACTATCATTATTCCTCATATCTTCACCCCTCTAAAATGGTACTACATTGTGGTGATATACATATTTGCACCGGCACTAGGCTTCTGCAATGCCTACGGAATGGGCCTTACTGATTGGTCGTTGGCTTCAACTTATGGGAAGTTGGCGATATTTGTTATCGGTGCGTGGGTTGGAGCTTCTCACGGGGGTGTTCTGGCTGGGCTGGCTGCGTGTGGTGTGATGATGAACATTGTGTCGACTGCCTCAGACCTGACGCAGGACTTCAAGACCGGGTACATGACCCTGGCGTCTCCACGGTCTATGTTCGTGAGCCAGATAATTGGTACTGCTATGGGCTGTGTGATCTCACCGTGCGTGTTCTGGCTCTTCTACAAGGCCTTTGATGATCTCGGGGTGACTGGATCGCAGTATCCGGCCCCTTACGCAGCCATCTACCGCAACATAGCGATCTTGGGAGTGGACGGAACTTCGTCCTTGCCCAAGAACTGCCTCACGTTGTGCTACGTGTTCTTCGCTGGGGCGGTTGTGATCAATGGTATCCGGGACGCGTTGGGGCCGAGATGGGCGAGGTTCATTCCCATTCCTATGGCAATGGCGATCCCGTTCTATCTCGGGGCATATTTCACCATTGATATGTGTGTTGGGAGCTTGATTCTTTTTGTCTGGGAGATGGTCGACAAGGCGAAGGCAGATGCGTTTGGGCCTGCGGTGGCGTCTGGACTGATATGCGGAGACGGGATATGGACGCTGCCGAGCTCGCTGCTTGCTTTGGTGGGCGTGAAGCCGCCTATTTGCATGAAGTTTCTTTCGAGAAAAGCGAACACAAGGGTTGACAATTTCTTGGGTGGTAGCTAA
- the LOC121785691 gene encoding uncharacterized protein At1g65710-like, with protein MGSCFSKKNVCASSPPPAALPDPPEKLKSEAAQPEKKEETVVKKEIFIIKHRKSHEVERQRPEPEEKAEVKKIDEFAEKGKNASSGNGLEGGVVGGAGPVRISSCTKEEVDAILIQCGRLSRSSSTGKAGLSAESGGRKYSGSKRSYDFDNDSRRGDGNNADGDDEAVARERENRRRERRLSQGRRRTPSRERDQAAQQRSGSRERSGSGGGRRVSRSPGRRSESPITTHSGTNSNSSAANANPRPGKLVSVPAMAMEKSTTGGGETAAAVKRIQVKRNAGGDAARSAASPRARSPARLRAQNDNQNQQQPISLSRSNSRKAEHSPYRRNPLSETDTNIISQVAPPQKSANAEQKTAGNNGGGVNVIPTAVTRTRSSRSSRDLDINPETLTNPNSSYTALLLEDIHNFHQNNAPPAAFPLPPCVTKACSILEAVADLNSSTASSLSTTEQIKARKAKQDPILESEIVGSDDLMQPSFHKYVTVRRGAGDDEDLEEQESSGSNSFAGSQQQWACSSSWEPNSAESTRSVGYQRRQETRCCKE; from the exons ATGGGGAGTTGCTTCAGCAAGAAGAATGTATGCGCTTCTTCTCCACCTCCGGCGGCGCTTCCCGACCCACCGGAAAAGCTCAAATCCGAAGCTGCTCAGCcggagaagaaagaagaaacgGTTGTTAAGAAAGAGATTTTCATAATCAAACACCGGAAGAGCCACGAGGTCGAGAGGCAGAGGCCGGAGCCGGAGGAGAAGGCCGAGGTGAAAAAGATCGACGAATTTGCCGAAAAGGGCAAGAATGCGAGCTCGGGAAACGGTTTGGAAGGCGGCGTTGTCGGAGGAGCGGGTCCGGTGAGGATCTCGAGCTGCACTAAGGAAGAGGTGGACGCTATTTTGATACAATGCGGCCGCCTCAGCCGGAGCTCCTCCACCGGGAAGGCCGGCCTCTCGGCGGAGAGCGGCGGGAGGAAGTATTCGGGGTCGAAGAGGAGTTACGACTTCGACAACGACAGCAGGAGAGGCGACGGCAACAATGCTGATGGAGACGACGAGGCTGTggcgagggagagggagaatcggCGGAGGGAGCGCCGCCTGTCTCAGGGGCGGCGGAGGACGCCTAGCAGGGAGAGGGACCAGGCGGCGCAACAGCGCTCCGGGAGCCGGGAAAGGAGCGGCAGCGGCGGAGGGAGGCGGGTGAGCAGATCTCCTGGTAGAAGATCTGAATCCCCAATCACTACACACAGTGGGACTAATTCCAACTCCTCCGCCGCGAATGCCAATCCCCGGCCGGGGAAGCTGGTTTCGGTGCCGGCAATGGCCATGGAGAAGAGCACTACTGGCGGCGGGGAGACTGCGGCGGCCGTTAAAAGGATTCAAGTGAAGAGAAACGCGGGTGGGGATGCGGCGAGAAGCGCTGCCTCTCCGCGAGCGAGATCTCCGGCGAGGTTGAGAGCTCAGAACGATAATCAGAACCAGCAGCAGCCGATTTCTCTTAGCCGGAGCAATTCAAGGAAAGCAGAGCACTCTCCTTACCGGAGAAATCCTCTTTCTGAGACTGACACCAACATCATCTCACAG GTAGCGCCACCGCAGAAATCAGCAAACGCAGAGCAGAAAACAGCAGGCAACAATGGCGGCGGGGTAAACGTGATTCCCACTGCCGTGACGCGAACCCGCTCGTCACGCTCATCTCGGGATCTCGACATCAATCCGGAAACCCTAACAAACCCTAATTCATCCTACACCGCGCTTCTGCTCGAAGACATCCACAATTTCCACCAAAACAACGCTCCGCCGGCGGCGTTTCCTCTGCCGCCATGCGTGACCAAAGCATGTTCCATCCTGGAAGCCGTCGCCGATCTCAACTCCAGCACGGCGTCGAGTCTGTCAACGACGGAGCAAATCAAGGCGAGGAAGGCTAAGCAGGATCCAATTTTGGAATCGGAGATCGTAGGGAGCGATGACCTAATGCAGCCTAGCTTCCACAAATACGTGACGGTAAGGAGGGGCGCCGGAGACGATGAAGACTTGGAAGAGCAAGAATCCTCCGGCAGCAACAGCTTTGCCGGAAGCCAGCAGCAGTGGGCGTGTTCTTCAAGCTGGGAGCCTAATTCGGCAGAATCGACGAGATCGGTGGGGTATCAGAGGCGGCAAGAAACTCGGTGCTGCAAAGAATAA